The nucleotide sequence atgacatatatattatgaagtattggaacataatgaaaatatgaagaacaagcatataatgtgtgttcatttaagtattcaataagtctcttacaatttattgaaaaaaaaataaaatgcaaaatgaaagttatctatctAAGTTAGTCGTAATCTAGGCGGGTCTGGACGGGCTAGGCAGGTGCCTAAGCGGTCTAGATGGGTGTCTCAGCAGATCTAGgcaccatttcttaatttttaaatgcctAGACATTAATCGGGATGGTGACCAGccacctagcgcctaggcggggatttttaaaACAGTTACAGGTGAtcatcatatatgtatatttgtgCATTATAAACACTGCGGCTTAGAGAAGGAGAGAGTGTACCTATTGCCAAGAATTGAATGGAAATGGATGATAAGCTCTTCCTCTTGGGGTGAAAATGCACCACGCTTGAGGTCAGGCCTCAAGTAATTGATCCAACGAAGACGACAACTCTTTCCACATCTTTGGAGACCCGCATTTCTTGCAATGTCACTCCAACAGCCTTGTCCATTGGTTAACATGTACCTCATCAGCTTCTCATCTTCCTCCGGTGACCATAACCCCTTCCTAAGCTTgttcatcatcatcttcttcttgctAATAGTTTTCGCTCCACCGACGTCGTCTTTTTCCATAGACTCTGGCTTTCTCATTGTAATTGCAAGCTAGCTAGACTTGTTCTCTTAGggttttcctttttgttgttCAAAGTGGTTAATTTGATGGATGGAGATCTAAAAGAATGCTATATATGATGATAAGATGGCTTCATGGGGTGGTAATGGTGATGATGATAGTGATGGTTGTGGGGTTTGCTTAAAATATGCATATCAAAAAttttacagagagagagaaagattacATGTTTGTTGGTCGATGGGTGGAGTGGGAAACGGATTGGAGGGGGACCTCCGTGGCTCCATTcccatatgtgtgtgtgtaagagagagagagagagagagagagagagagagagagagagagagagagagagagagagattattaTGTGAAGTGGAAGCAAAAAAGTAGATGTCTAATATACAAAAGATGATACATGATTACCTTGTGAGTGAAGAAAAATGAATCATCAAAAAAGACAAGAAAGAGTCAAAGACAGAACGCAAACCCTCCCCTCCTATACGTGAATTTGAAGTTTATATGCcgaccgagagagagagagagagagagagagagagagagagagagagagagagagaaggaacaAGAGTGCTCTTTGTACACTAGGCAAAGTGTTGCACTTTTGATACTTGTAATTTGtactttaattaataaataatttgtgATGGTTATGGATTGTTTAAGTGGTTGCATGAAACTTATTGAGGATAACTCAATCATATCAAACATGCTTTTGAAGCAAACTCTCACTTTCGGATATCAATTACAGTTGTTCTCTCTTTGGTCAAAATTATGCATTCTCAATCTGATATTAGAAGTTAAGGTTCCGCAGCTaccaaatcaaattaaattaattgaacATTATACATCTACTACCCCAGGTACTACTGGCATGCAATAAACAGCAAATTGTTCAAGTACTTTCCTTGGCCAGACTCAAAGTAAATGAAAATTATTAATAGTTCCTTAATTAGCATCTAATTAAAGCCCTTAGAAACCTACGACCAAAACAGAAAGCTTAAACCCTAACCCAAgatatcaaatcaaatgaagaaaaagataaaagaaaaaaaagacggGTTGTTTTTGCATGACTTAACTAATTATTTGTTAGAAAAAAAGTCTAGTGTTATATTAATCAACTGTAATAGTGAAAGGCATCCAGCATATGGTATAGAGATGGATTCAGCAGATATAGATATAGCTCGTGATCTTACATTTTCTCGTTTTATCACTGTTAAATTAAAGGATTTTGATTGAACATGCCATCAGTGTTTTGCAACATTCGCACAGCCCTTGTGTAACGATTGACTAAAAAATTATCTTTAACTATATCCGTAAATATGAACTAAGCCATAAAATTGGctctttgcttgatttgtgtgGTTTAGATTCACAGTCTGATACTTATCTAAGCAAATAGAATATATATTCTATACTTAAGGTCTATAATCTTGTTAGACTATTTGGCAACATTGCCTTATGTGAATCCGCGTTATATCTTGTCAAGTTGACTATGTGCATAACTGAATACCTAGTCACCTTCTAAACACAAATTCTTTATTCTGACACTCCTTTGCTCAATTCAATGGCTAAAAAACGAGAGTGTGCATCAGATGAAAAAGTGCCGGCACAAATCATTTCCCTTAACTGATTTCTGATAATAAATAGACCTGAAAATATAAGTTAAACTTAACTGCGGGAATATATCATTCATGATTTGTAGCCATCAAAAGTACAATATACCCACAGATTTCTCTATCCCATGTTGTGTCCTTACCTAATCCTCCAGTCCCTGCATGCTAAGAGCTGCGACTTCCCAGTCATTTTCCAAGCCAAATGGCAAAACAGATTATTCATAAGCAGTCATATTCAACTCCAGAGATAATCTCAAGAAAATTCAATTAcctatgtatttttaccaaaaaacatTAATGTATTTCACTTCTTTTCTGGGAAAAACTGAGAGTGCAAAACTCTCAAGCTACTCAAGTGTTTGCAAAAGGCCCTCTATCTTTTCTACAGCTGTCCCAGGAAGGATAGCAAAATccattatacacacacacacacacacacatctatATCATGCTTTTGAGCCTGTCCCAAGCAAACATGCCCTACTCCACTACTTCACTTGGTTACAAAGACAAGAAAGACCAACTCACCGCATCATTAATTCATAATATTCACTCTTACACACCTTGTACTTGTCCTACAAATTAAACCTTACAAAAAGTGTGTGTATCACTGAGAATAGATCTATCTTGTCTTCGAAATCTGGCGAGGTTTGTAAAAGACCAAATTTCTTGAAGTGCTTCAACAAATCATAAGTGAAAAAGGCGATACTCACGAAACTCATGTGCAAAAGAAAAAGGTGGAGAGATTTATCAGGTTTGATCCCCACATCTGGTTTTGAACCTTTATAACTTTGTAGGTAGATAGACGGTGGAGTTTCTATCATCACACTTTTTAGGGGAAAAAGGTTAAGGGCAAAAAGTTCATACAAGATCTGATATGTAGAAAAAAATTTTGGCCGCATATTATGTGTAAATTGAAGCAATGAAGCTATTTAcactagcaaaaaaaaaaaatatgtaactaATCTATGACTAGTCGCGTAAGTCACACTAATACCATCATTGAAGCCGAACTATATATAGATTTATACAGTAATGGAGAATACGTATGATCTCAGATTTCAATCTTGTGAAGCGCCAAAACTGAAACTCTTTGAGACTGACAGATACTACCAAATTTTTTATGTGTTCCTCAGTTACAGACAGGAACAATACTCGTGATGCCAAACTATCCATAACGAACAGTCTATCTCAGCTTCAACATGTTTCGTGCGATTACTAAATAGAGGTGCAACTCGAGCAGGTTGGCAGATACAAAgttgaaataaaattacaagataatatcaaattttcaaccaaaagAAACGTAAAATCAACATTATCATTCATTGTTCAAATAAAACAACTTACTTCAATTGAAGTCATCAATTGTACCTAGCTTACATATAAAGCGGAATTGGTGAAGTTAACACTAATGGTGCGGCTCGTGATGCCTCTGGTTTGGCAGGGATTGGGGGTATTTTTCGAGATCGTTTTGGCAATTGTTTAGGCTGTTTTGCATCTTCAATCAGAATTGCTTATTCTTTAGAAGTGGAATTGCATGCGATTATTCATGCCGTGGATTAAGCTCAGGAAaatggttgaaattttttgggGATTGAATGTGATTCTTCTTTAGTAGTCCTTTGCGTCTACATGTTCATTGGATTAATTGCCTTTGCTCCTctcccacatgcacattcatgtCTCTCATATTTTCAGAGTGCTGATAATTTGACTAATTTCAACGTGGATCATTCTGAGAGTTTATATTAGGTTCTTCTCCTCCTTATGCGGCTTCTGCTTACATTTATAACATTTCTTCATGACCTAATTTTAGGTTTTGCTGGTTTGGTCCTTGATGATTTGTTTTCACTGTGTGGGGCAAAAAAggtttagttttcctttttcttctttgtcacTGACTTTAGCTTGTGCTTCTCAGTTTTTCTCTACatgtatttttattgttatgGTCTCTTAGAGTGTACTAGCTGAACAAGCTCTATTTTTATAGGAGGGGTAAGGTTCTTGCCCTCCCGctctttgtttgtattttttttttctctatttaataaataataaaaaaaagaatttattatAGGTGCAGATAAGGCATCCATCCATTCAACCCAATAAATGACCGAGTTGAGGTTAGGTTGGGTTTGGACAAGTTTTTCCTTTATTCTAATCCATCTGATCAAGTTTGAAATCAGGTTAAGCATAGATGAATTCAAGTTGACCCAACCTAAGTTACACCCCTAGTTCTAACTAAAACCCAACTCCTTAGGCAAAGCCTTTAGCCGTAATGTCTACCTGCTTTGAATTCTATGCCCACTTGATTTATTGTTCCGCAACACATTGTTGTGGCATCACCTATTAAAAGACGTACAAATCCTCTTCACGCAATCGAAACGAGGGCAACAGAGGATTAGACAGGCAAAACTACATATACATTAGGGCCAAGTCATCAAACTACCCAAGCAGCCTACCCTCCTCTTTTCAAAGCATTGAAGATCGAACATTTGATTCGAGCCTTGGCGATGGCAACTATAGAAGCCACCCTAATGTGCCTGAAATTGAGTGTCACGAATCAAAAATACCGATATAAAACTTGTGGAGCAATTGAGCAGAACTTGAACAAGCTGTAACTTCAAACGTGGAAAGGAATCAAATCAGAGAGAATGGGAAGTCCCTCAGTTCTCCCACAACACACCCGAAAAATGAAGCTTTTATTTGCAAATAGATGGCATCCCGATCAAGTTGCTTTCCATCTCTTAAACAAGGTCCGagcaacaaaataaaacaaatctttcttttccttcatagaattttgACTATAACGAACACAGGAAAAAGGGCGGAGATCGCAGACTCAGTCTTCAAACACCTTTTAGAGGTTGTCAAAGTTTACAGGTTCCCGCAAATACCTCTCCATCTGGCGTGCCCTAGTCTTAATGGACATGTCAAACACCTTTTTATCAAACTCTATCACGAGCCCACCCAAAATACTAGGATCAATCTGCATGTGAAACAGAGAATCAGATTTCCATCCAATGTATAAAGATATGTGAATTGAAGAGCAGACGGAAAAACCAGTACATACCTTTTGTTCAAGAATGACCTTCTTCCCCTGTCCAATTAATTCCTGCAGTGTGTCCTTCAATTCTTTCTCCTCTTCGGCGGGAAGGGGCTGATCACAGAATAACAATTAGACAggaaaatatgaaataaaatatacattTCATCGTTCTGTATTTTTTAGTCAATTAAATATCATTTCCATGAAAATTATACCAAAAGGAGCACCTTAATTTTAATCATGCCATGACAAATGACACTTCAAAATACAGTACAAAAACAGAACACAAATCAAACACATACACATATCATAGTAATCATTCTATTAGGTTCCCTTGTTTCCCAAACAAGCACAAATCATCAAAAGGGTAACTACTTAGGCAAAAACAGCGTAAGTGGTACCTCCGTCGCCCAAAGAGATAACAAGGGAAATACATAGCCCCTCAAAGTCAAAGAAAAGCGAAACAAAAATGAGCTACAAAGTAAGTAAACGTATAACTGGCCCCAAAAGGTCAGGGCTCCAGAACAGGCCAGCATAGTTGTGCACACCCCATTTCTTTAAATAGCTATTGATCAATTTGTTTTAATATTCACTCCAAAGTAGGCAGCCTACTTTTATACTCGAGAATAACCATTCACTAGAGCCTAACAGCCATAGTTTTGtaattaacttttttatttacaGGTCTTGTTGAACATTCTTTAGGGATACAAATTGCTATCTTTGCTTCTTCCAAATATTTCATAAACAGCTTAGACAAAGTCCCATGAATTAAAAATCCTTTCAAagataacaacaaaaaattatttagtaATACAAAAACCACTAGGTCAATTCCAACCATTTCAAATACAAAAACCTATCCTGGTTGCAAGCAACCATTTCTTATTTCACAATCAGAAAACTTTTACATACACTCTACTTTCACCCAAAAACGTTGCATTTCGGAGCTATTAGAGTAATGGTTTCctcatttaaattttaaaccaaatatcAGTCTATAATATAGATCACTTACAGTTAACAATTACATGCACAACCATTGAACAGTCAATTTAGAAATGACAGACCACCAACTCAAGCGATCATATCACTTACCCAAGTAACCTTCCCTCTTCCTTTGCAGTAGGGCCTTGTTTAGGCAGTCTAAGTAATGCTCTTTAGAAAAATGAATTTACCATTTAAGGACTACAACTTACAATGACAGATGTGACGATAGCTTTCACTTCTCCCTTATGTGCCATGGTCAACTCCGCAAATCTCTTTGATATGGTTTCAAGGTTCCTTAACCTCCCATTCTGAGCCaagacaactaaaacaaaaaaaaacatagatgcataaataaataaaagtatatacatgtatatagaTCCTTTTACAGCCAAGACCTCTCCAGTAGGAacaatttacaaaaatcaaaatcagaaCCCAAATCCTTTTACAGCTGCTAACACATCcatcatatatttataatacATACATGATTAAAAATACCCTACTCCGTTGCTGATtgtaaatatcatttttctCTGTTAGGTTCTTTCACATAAGTTCGACCAAATACTCCAGATaaagaaaaaagtaaaataaaaaattggccACACAAAtggacaaagaaaagaaaatacaaagtagTAGAGTTTTTGAGGTTTAGAACTgcctaaaatttgaatttgaggctgcctaagaccatctccaaccctggCCTATAACCTATTTTTCCGCTTCtatctcccccccccccccccccaaaaaaaaatccaacccaacccaagcTTAAAGttggacctaaaacctaaaacaaaGCCAGATTTAGCCCAGGATTAGTGGGGCTGGCccactatatatgtatattttattcagttttatatttataaattcattgaatccaacggttaaaatctaatttgatgaaattcaatggtaaaaaaaaaaaatttaatggtccaaatttaaattaacggctaaagtaaataaaaaaaaaatcttttacgtgtttcatatttttttcatagtgtttaacgagtttcatggtgtcggttagtgatttttcagtatttgtcagaatctaaatatttttcggttaaaatgttcataaaattaaattaggatagtctacataattttttcttttaaaaaagttactttaagaaaaaaaattagtctaaattcattctttaataatctggggctaaaattttaggccagaaaggttggagcagaaaagctgtttctaggttaaaacctaaattttctgagctaaaaattttaggttttaggccaagggttggagatggtctaaagaAGATAATGATATGGGATTAGGCTATATTGTTTTTAACTTTCTATTGGGAGGAAGCACATCTGACTTTCCTTGTGCTTGGTCTGATGCTCTTTCTTAAATTTCCAAAGAATTCAAGCCAAACCAGATGTTCGACCTTAGGGGCATTAACACGAAAAAGTCTCCCAAGAGGCATACAACTCTTGCAAGAAAGCACATCTAAGCGCCTTAAAAGATACACATTATGACTTCTGAGCATATTTGACAATTGACACGAAGGACACCTTATAGTGTTTCTTTTGGAAAACACGTAGACATGTGAATatactttccctttcttttggCATATCCAAATTAAAACACACGCAACACATGGTCAACAGGTGGTCATATTTGTTTGAACAGTCATACAGGGATGTAATTTTCACAAAACAGCACACAGATATATGAAATTTTCAGAGCAAGTATAATTCATCACTGCTGATATCAGAAcacaaggaaaaggaaaaataataagACATCACAATTTTTTACTAGCAAGAGGCAATAATCATACCCAAAAAGTTCTTTGTAATTTCTGAAAATTTAGCTTCAGCGGTAATTTCATGGATTGCCTTCACTCTAGTATCTGCTGGCACTGACAAATCCCTTGTGAACTGAGAAAAGGTAGGACTTTTCTTCATAGCCTCAACAATGGCAAAAATCTCAGACTCAACCTTTTCCAAGGCATTAGCTTTTACTGCAGCAATGTACAAAGCAGAGGCATAGTTCCCAGAACCCCCAAACAAAACCAGAGGCACCTGGCATAACATGGCAGAACAAATCAATACAGACCTAATCAGTATAAGCAAATTCGGACGCAGTAAGCACGTACATCAGTTTATGTTCTATTTTACTGAAACTTCACGTAATTTAGCTATGCGTCTATAAATCTTAATGTAATTTGTAACAGAAAATGATGCACTTTTTATCAATGCCCCGT is from Pyrus communis chromosome 10, drPyrComm1.1, whole genome shotgun sequence and encodes:
- the LOC137747592 gene encoding ATP synthase subunit O, mitochondrial-like; this encodes MAFASRIRSSLPLVTKILKSDSVSAAANGSIAHRAVLCPTFINSEPFRNFSTAQGKKEVKVKVPLVLFGGSGNYASALYIAAVKANALEKVESEIFAIVEAMKKSPTFSQFTRDLSVPADTRVKAIHEITAEAKFSEITKNFLVVLAQNGRLRNLETISKRFAELTMAHKGEVKAIVTSVIPLPAEEEKELKDTLQELIGQGKKVILEQKIDPSILGGLVIEFDKKVFDMSIKTRARQMERYLREPVNFDNL